A single window of Pygocentrus nattereri isolate fPygNat1 chromosome 24, fPygNat1.pri, whole genome shotgun sequence DNA harbors:
- the LOC108434224 gene encoding GTPase IMAP family member 4 produces the protein MSSTKLTEIPGDLEEEKRLAKAARDANHLPELRLVLLGWRWPGKSLTGNTILGREEFHLERASEFSVKRETEVDGRKVTIVDTPGWFSSQTTPTSYQQEMVRSVSMCSPGPHAFLLVIPVGMFTETDRARVEENLALLGEDVWKHTLLVFTWAEVLRDRPIERHIRREGRELQWVVDKCKNRYHVINNQIFGEHPQLPLLMEKIEKLVAEEGGHFRTQPEEKAQSAAPAEANIGNLNSNAVREERDLGARPKKNCSFSSLRAMDIDPPQSPMVEGVSD, from the exons ATGAGTTCTACCAAACTGACAGAAATACCTG GTGACCTTGAGGAGGAGAAGAGGCTCGCCAAAGCCGCCCGCGATGCCAACCACCTCCCAGAGCTTCGCCTGGTCCTGCTGGGCTGGAGGTGGCCAGGCAAAAGCCTGACCGGAAACACCATCCTAGGCCGAGAGGAGTTCCATTTGGAGCGGGCATCTGAGTTCTCGGTGAAGCGCGAGACCGAAGTGGACGGCCGCAAGGTGACGATAGTGGACACGCCGGGTTGGTTCTCCTCCCAGACCACACCCACATCGTACCAACAGGAGATGGTGCGAAGCGTCAGCATGTGTTCGCCGGGGCCGCACGCCTTTCTGCTGGTCATCCCCGTGGGCATGTTTACCGAGACGGACAGGGCTCGCGTAGAGGAGAACCTGGCGCTGCTCGGGGAGGACGTATGGAAGCACACCCTGTTGGTGTTCACGTGGGCCGAGGTGCTGCGGGACCGGCCCATCGAGAGGCACATCCGCAGGGAGGGCCGCGAGCTGCAGTGGGTGGTGGATAAGTGTAAGAACAGATACCACGTCATCAACAACCAGATCTTCGGGGAGCACCCCCAGCTTCCCCTTCTGATGGAGAAGATTGAGAAGCTTGTGGCTGAAGAGGGAGGACACTTTAGAACACAACCTGAGGAGAAAGCCCAGAGTGCGGCTCCAGCCGAAGCCAACATCGGGAACCTGAACTCTAATGCGGTGAGAGAGGAGCGTGATCTTGGGGCGAGACCCAAAAAGAACTGTTCCTTCAGCTCCCTTCGGGCCATGGACATCGACCCTCCGCAGA GTCCTATGGTTGAGGGGGTGTCCGACTGA
- the chmp4c gene encoding charged multivesicular body protein 4c gives MSKVAKLFKGTSGSSSSKSSSSSGSKSKHHSRSGAGPSPQEAIHRLRETEAMLTKKQEYLEKKIEQEIIIAKKNGTKNKRAALQALKRKKRFEQQLTQIDGTLSTIEFQREALENANTNTEVLKNMSYAAKAIKGVHQNIDLDNIDSLMADITEQQEIAREISDAISQPFGEEFDEDDLLAELAELEQEDLEESMKKMSTLPSVPTTKLPSTRPSQRTTTKKRVEDEDDMKMLAAWAT, from the exons ATGAGTAAAGTTGCCAAGTTGTTCAAAGGGACGTCCGGATCGTCCAGCTCCAAATCCAGCTCCAGCTCCGGATCCAAATCGAAGCACCATTCCCGGTCTGGAGCAGGCCCATCCCCGCAGGAGGCCATCCACAGGCTGCGGGAGACCGAGGCCATGCTCACCAAGAAACAGGAATATCTGGAGAAGAAAATCGAGCAGGAAATCATCATCGCCAAAAAGAACGGGACCAAGAACAAGAGAG ctgcactGCAGGCCCTGAAGAGGAAGAAGCGCTTCGAGCAGCAGCTGACTCAGATTGATGGGACTCTGTCCACCATTGAGTTCCAGAGGGAGGCGCTAGAGAACGCCAACACGAACACTGAGGTTCTGAAGAACATGAGCTATGCTGCCAAAGCTATCAAAGGGGTCCATCAGAACAT AGATCTGGACAACATCGACTCTCTCATGGCGgacattacagagcagcaggAAATCGCCCGGGAGATCTCTGATGCCATCTCGCAACCTTTCGGCGAAGAGTTTGATGAG GATGACTTGTTGGCAGAGCTGGCAGAGTTGGAGCAGGAAGACTTGGAGGaaagcatgaaaaaaatgaGCACATTGCCCAGCGTACCAACCACCAAACTACCCAGCACACGACCCAGCCAGCGCACAA CAACCAAGAAGAGAGTGGAGGATGAAGATGACATGAAGATGCTGGCAGCCTGGGCTACTTAA